In a single window of the Methanolobus psychrophilus R15 genome:
- a CDS encoding ferredoxin thioredoxin reductase beta chain, whose translation MTNLKPIMDKTHAWATSYAKRRGYKLNPDDEMVQLVVEGLSKNKAELGKQYCPCRIVSGNVEQDRKIICPCVYHHDEIKENGSCHCSLFFRH comes from the coding sequence ATGACAAACCTTAAACCCATTATGGACAAGACGCATGCCTGGGCGACCTCCTATGCAAAGCGAAGAGGTTACAAATTAAATCCTGATGATGAGATGGTTCAGCTTGTGGTGGAAGGTCTTTCAAAGAATAAGGCGGAACTTGGGAAGCAGTATTGTCCGTGTCGTATAGTCAGCGGCAACGTCGAGCAGGACCGCAAGATCATATGCCCCTGTGTCTATCACCACGATGAGATCAAAGAAAATGGCAGTTGTCACTGTTCACTGTTCTTCAGGCACTAA
- a CDS encoding hybrid cluster protein, which translates to MNGSGCTKNGVCGKKGEVADLQDNLIYALKSIAFYNSKARAHNLNEPKTDAFMIDGLFATVTNTNFSKSDFEKLISEGFEIKDGIKKKLVSEKVLDERYGSSFPRWIKEKLLGTSPNAGQELPFMAKVTPESLANVNTGILATENEDIRSLRELLTYGLKGMAAYAHHANVLGYRDEDVMAFVEKALLATMDDSMGVNELVPLVLECGSKGVATLALLDKANTTTYGNPEPTAVNIGVRGNPGILISGHDLRDLEQLLEQTQGTGVDVYTHGEMLPANSYPAFKGYENFVGNYGGSWWKQKEEFEKFNGPIFMTTNCIVPPKESYINRIYTTGVVGFDGVAHIKADKDGNKDFSAIIEQAKKCESPEQLEEGTIMGGFAHVSALSVADKIVEAVKGGQIKKFVVMAGCDGRHKERDYYTDFAEALPKDTVILTAGCAKYRYNKLDLGDIGGIPRVIDAGQCNDSYSLVVIAQKLAEAFGLEDINDLPVSYNIAWYEQKAVLVLLALLSLGVKNIMLGPKLPAFVSPNVLNVLVENFNIRPNSTVEEDLKVLL; encoded by the coding sequence TTGAATGGAAGCGGCTGTACAAAGAACGGTGTCTGTGGAAAGAAAGGCGAGGTTGCGGACCTTCAGGATAATCTCATCTATGCCCTGAAAAGCATTGCATTCTACAACTCAAAGGCAAGGGCACACAATCTGAATGAGCCAAAGACAGATGCATTTATGATTGACGGGCTTTTTGCCACTGTGACAAACACCAACTTCAGTAAGTCCGACTTTGAGAAACTCATCAGCGAGGGTTTTGAGATAAAGGATGGAATAAAGAAGAAACTTGTCAGCGAGAAAGTACTTGATGAGAGATACGGCTCATCCTTCCCCCGATGGATAAAAGAAAAGCTTCTGGGAACATCTCCAAATGCAGGCCAGGAGCTTCCTTTCATGGCAAAGGTAACACCGGAAAGCCTGGCCAATGTGAACACAGGTATACTTGCAACAGAGAACGAAGACATCCGCTCCTTGCGGGAATTGCTTACCTACGGGCTCAAAGGCATGGCTGCTTATGCCCATCATGCGAATGTTCTGGGATACAGGGACGAAGATGTAATGGCTTTTGTCGAGAAGGCTCTCCTAGCCACGATGGATGACAGCATGGGTGTCAATGAACTCGTTCCCCTTGTGCTTGAGTGCGGCTCAAAGGGTGTAGCAACACTTGCCCTGCTTGATAAAGCCAATACTACCACTTACGGAAACCCGGAGCCTACAGCAGTCAATATTGGTGTAAGGGGTAATCCTGGCATCCTCATAAGCGGACACGATCTGCGTGACCTCGAGCAGCTCCTTGAACAGACACAGGGTACAGGCGTGGATGTTTATACTCACGGAGAGATGCTGCCTGCAAATTCCTATCCCGCTTTCAAGGGCTATGAGAACTTTGTAGGCAACTACGGTGGCTCCTGGTGGAAGCAAAAAGAGGAATTCGAGAAGTTCAACGGTCCGATATTCATGACCACAAACTGTATCGTCCCTCCAAAGGAATCTTACATCAACAGGATATACACAACAGGCGTAGTTGGATTTGATGGAGTGGCCCACATCAAGGCTGATAAGGATGGGAACAAGGATTTCTCCGCCATCATTGAGCAGGCAAAGAAATGTGAGTCGCCTGAACAGCTTGAAGAAGGGACCATCATGGGAGGTTTCGCACATGTTTCGGCATTGTCAGTTGCTGATAAGATCGTCGAGGCTGTTAAAGGCGGACAGATAAAGAAGTTTGTCGTCATGGCGGGATGCGACGGCAGGCACAAGGAGAGGGATTACTATACTGACTTCGCAGAAGCTCTTCCAAAGGATACTGTCATCCTCACAGCAGGATGTGCCAAATACCGCTACAATAAGCTTGACCTGGGAGACATCGGTGGCATTCCGAGAGTCATCGATGCTGGCCAGTGCAACGACTCCTATTCACTGGTGGTCATTGCACAGAAGCTTGCAGAGGCTTTCGGGCTTGAGGATATCAACGATCTGCCGGTATCATACAACATAGCATGGTACGAGCAGAAAGCAGTACTTGTCCTGCTTGCACTGCTGAGCCTTGGTGTTAAGAACATCATGCTGGGTCCCAAACTGCCGGCATTTGTCTCGCCTAATGTGCTTAATGTGCTGGTCGAGAATTTCAACATCAGACCAAACTCTACGGTTGAGGAGGATCTCAAGGTCCTTCTTTAA
- a CDS encoding putative cation transport regulator, with protein sequence MPYENRSQLPETVSEHLPEHAQDIYMKAFNNAWEQYKDPSERRGDASREETAHKIAWSAVKNEYEKDPKGNWVRKD encoded by the coding sequence ATGCCTTACGAAAATAGATCTCAACTACCGGAAACGGTCAGTGAACACCTGCCGGAGCATGCACAGGATATCTACATGAAAGCTTTCAACAATGCCTGGGAACAGTACAAGGACCCTTCAGAAAGGAGAGGGGACGCTTCCCGGGAAGAGACTGCACATAAGATTGCCTGGAGTGCCGTAAAGAACGAATATGAAAAAGACCCTAAAGGGAACTGGGTCCGAAAAGATTGA
- a CDS encoding formylmethanofuran dehydrogenase, subunit G — MASVMEIYQLLPKTNCKECGKSTCMAFAVDLLSRKVKVGDCPPLVGEDKYKANYEKLSGMFTSVDNVTETGLIVHADKCIGCGNCVVACPVNVAADPMGAGSGKAPTCDRIILKVEDGVVKAVNVQECRRFGENKILCVACIDTCPTKAIEFV; from the coding sequence ATGGCAAGTGTAATGGAAATATACCAGTTACTACCAAAAACCAACTGTAAGGAATGTGGTAAAAGCACGTGCATGGCTTTTGCAGTTGACCTTTTGTCCCGCAAGGTCAAGGTAGGGGACTGCCCTCCTCTTGTAGGAGAGGATAAATACAAGGCCAACTACGAGAAGCTTTCAGGGATGTTCACTTCTGTAGACAATGTCACCGAGACCGGGCTGATAGTGCATGCTGACAAGTGTATAGGATGCGGGAATTGCGTTGTCGCATGCCCTGTTAATGTGGCAGCAGACCCCATGGGTGCAGGCAGCGGAAAAGCTCCGACATGCGACAGGATAATCCTGAAAGTTGAGGATGGCGTCGTCAAGGCTGTGAATGTCCAGGAGTGCCGTCGCTTCGGGGAGAATAAGATCCTCTGCGTTGCCTGTATCGATACATGCCCGACAAAGGCAATAGAATTTGTATGA
- a CDS encoding ArsR family transcriptional regulator, translated as MTKSLQQITNIGEAISHPVRLKLLYLLSERERYVYDLAKDLNLSRQVVQLHLKRLETAGFVESDLRLEDNDMRAKKFFKLKDFDVKLCIDDLTQIFG; from the coding sequence ATGACAAAATCACTTCAGCAGATCACAAATATAGGTGAGGCCATATCGCACCCTGTCAGATTGAAGTTACTTTATCTGCTTTCCGAGAGGGAGAGGTACGTATACGACCTGGCAAAGGATCTCAACCTTTCACGCCAGGTGGTGCAACTGCACCTGAAGAGGCTTGAAACTGCAGGATTTGTTGAGAGTGACCTCCGGCTTGAGGACAATGACATGAGGGCAAAGAAATTCTTCAAGCTGAAAGATTTTGACGTTAAGCTATGTATCGATGATCTCACGCAGATATTCGGATGA
- a CDS encoding formylmethanofuran dehydrogenase, subunit D, which produces MGFGQFLSAPETKLRIVTYRDVFQDSAKVVSIFGEDYEKLSAVIKLDPQDISKLAIKEGDTLILKNSFGKVIVKALNSGYDHPHTGTAYMVNSPWSNALVPEDSGVTGVPDFKDFEVLASSAKGEKITGIKEII; this is translated from the coding sequence ATGGGATTTGGACAATTCCTTTCAGCCCCGGAGACAAAACTGAGGATAGTGACTTACCGGGACGTTTTCCAGGACTCGGCAAAAGTAGTATCAATCTTTGGGGAAGATTACGAGAAACTCTCTGCCGTCATCAAGCTTGACCCACAGGATATCTCAAAGCTTGCCATAAAGGAGGGTGACACGCTCATCCTGAAGAACAGCTTTGGCAAGGTAATAGTAAAAGCCCTCAATTCGGGATATGATCATCCACATACAGGGACCGCCTATATGGTGAACAGCCCCTGGTCCAATGCACTTGTGCCTGAGGACTCAGGCGTAACAGGAGTGCCTGATTTCAAGGACTTCGAAGTGCTTGCGTCCAGCGCAAAAGGAGAGAAGATTACAGGGATAAAGGAAATAATCTGA
- a CDS encoding phosphatidylethanolamine N-methyltransferase: MEVRDEHMSVISKYNRFSRVYDLMETPMEMMRYGKWRKEVFSGLEGRVLEVGVGTGKNIPYYPDDCEMVGIDISAKMLSHAKKRAACKKNISLFVMDAEHMGFVDGCFDYVITTFVLCSIPDPVSALTEMKRVCKPQGTIINLEHMRSSNRAIAFVEDLFNPITASITGVNINRETVENIRKAGLGIIEERKLAMKDVFRLIRSKP; the protein is encoded by the coding sequence GTGGAGGTCAGAGATGAACATATGTCAGTCATCTCAAAGTATAATCGTTTCTCCCGTGTGTATGACCTTATGGAAACGCCCATGGAAATGATGAGATATGGCAAATGGAGGAAAGAAGTTTTCTCAGGCCTGGAAGGGAGAGTGCTTGAGGTGGGCGTCGGGACCGGAAAGAACATCCCCTACTATCCTGATGACTGTGAAATGGTAGGGATTGATATCAGCGCAAAGATGCTCTCTCACGCAAAAAAGAGAGCTGCATGCAAAAAGAATATTTCTCTTTTTGTAATGGATGCAGAACATATGGGGTTCGTTGACGGCTGCTTTGACTATGTCATCACGACATTTGTTTTGTGTTCCATCCCTGACCCTGTATCGGCCCTCACAGAAATGAAGCGTGTGTGCAAGCCTCAAGGCACGATCATCAATCTCGAGCACATGAGAAGCAGCAACAGAGCTATAGCCTTTGTTGAAGACCTCTTCAATCCAATTACGGCAAGTATTACAGGAGTAAATATCAACCGTGAAACGGTCGAGAACATCAGAAAAGCGGGTCTTGGGATAATAGAAGAGAGGAAACTCGCCATGAAGGATGTGTTTAGACTGATAAGGTCAAAGCCATAG
- a CDS encoding transposase, protein MAVQQQESWNKGGYAALMPNFGGGRKSKLTDEQKKELRALLENKDYWTTREVWKLIKEKYGVEYSEKQVGVILHSFNMYHSKPYPLDYRRPKNAEEILKKLTEAIPKHIGQDEQYIIGFLDESSPQTKANTQRLWSFKKPLIIKNTDYVKANAFAFYSINGNSIIDFMKSSKTEDVCEFLEKIVEQNPGKRIILVLDNARSHHAKKTISKARDLKITLVFLPPYSPDLNPVEFVWKTIKREVSVKFVKSKEHLRNIIKMEFMRIESSLSFAKKWIETFNAQIKSVIC, encoded by the coding sequence TTGGCCGTACAGCAGCAAGAAAGTTGGAATAAAGGCGGCTATGCCGCCTTAATGCCAAATTTTGGCGGAGGTAGGAAATCCAAACTTACTGATGAACAAAAAAAGGAATTAAGAGCTTTGTTGGAAAATAAGGATTACTGGACTACAAGAGAAGTCTGGAAGTTAATAAAGGAAAAATATGGCGTAGAATATTCAGAGAAACAAGTAGGAGTTATACTTCACAGTTTTAACATGTATCACTCAAAGCCATATCCCCTTGACTACAGAAGACCTAAAAACGCTGAAGAGATCTTAAAAAAACTAACCGAAGCAATTCCAAAACATATTGGTCAAGATGAGCAGTATATCATAGGTTTTCTGGATGAATCTTCACCACAAACAAAAGCAAACACGCAAAGATTATGGTCATTTAAAAAACCGTTGATAATAAAAAATACGGATTACGTTAAAGCAAATGCATTTGCGTTTTATTCGATCAACGGGAACAGTATCATTGATTTTATGAAAAGCTCAAAAACAGAAGATGTGTGTGAATTCCTGGAAAAAATTGTAGAGCAAAACCCAGGGAAAAGAATAATTCTTGTTCTCGATAATGCAAGATCGCATCATGCAAAGAAAACGATAAGTAAAGCGAGAGATTTAAAAATAACACTTGTGTTCCTACCACCTTATTCACCTGATCTAAATCCAGTAGAATTTGTCTGGAAAACAATCAAAAGAGAAGTGTCAGTCAAATTTGTCAAATCAAAAGAACATTTGAGGAATATTATCAAAATGGAATTTATGAGGATAGAGAGCTCATTATCGTTTGCAAAAAAATGGATAGAAACATTTAATGCACAAATAAAAAGTGTGATTTGTTGA
- a CDS encoding hydroxylamine reductase, whose product MYCYQCEETANAQACMKVGVCGKKSEVAELQDDLQVLL is encoded by the coding sequence ATGTACTGTTACCAGTGTGAAGAAACAGCTAATGCGCAGGCCTGCATGAAAGTGGGTGTCTGCGGGAAGAAGAGCGAGGTCGCTGAACTGCAGGACGACCTTCAGGTTCTTCTTTAA
- a CDS encoding methyl-viologen-reducing hydrogenase delta subunit: MRIGVYICHCGLNIAHTINVNSLQEKAGGLDDVAVVRDIQFMCSDSGQDAIIEDIRENKLDRILVAACSPHLHEPTFKRVLAKAGLNPFMLEMANIREQCSWVHQEEPQMATQKAFDLIRMGVARLKLLDPLQMKKVPVTKDVLVIGGGVAGIEAALTLADSGYHVIMVEKEPTIGGKMALLNEVFPTNDCSICVLAPKMTDVQNHPNIDLITMAQVSEVTGSVGNFNVTVKRRPRYVDENKCKGCVDECGRVCPVEISNIFDCGLGKTKAINMPIPQAVPQVVYIDSKYCVGCGLCKQACPADAIDYGQKEETLEFTVGAIVLATGYSLFDAKRKQEYGYGLYPDVITNMELERLLNAAGPTKGKVVVPSTGQVPKKVAFIQCVGSRDEKVGNPYCSRVCCMASMKNAQLLKERYPDIDINIHYIDIRASGEMYEEYYIRTQSMGIDFTRGRVAEIMPDATGRLYLRYEDTLAGEIHEEPYDLVVLATGLENVPDADRISRVFNLSRRPDRFFAIAHPKMKPVDSHVKGIYIAGCASGPKEIQVSIAQGSAAASKVMQLLSKGELEADPLSAHVNADVCIGCGICADVCKFKKISMIDRKAVVEELSCMGCGACSASCPSDAITMHNSTDEQIIAQIQAATEVKSEFPLIIAFLCNWCSYTCSDLAGTSRIQYPTNIRTIRVACAGRVDPAFVLEAFERGADGVLVAGCRLGECHYIFANYNAKHRMEALQEVLGDIGIDSGRLRVEWISAAEGERFAGSIRSFVEYLEKIGPIGSELQEGPQ, translated from the coding sequence ATGCGGATCGGAGTATATATCTGTCACTGCGGACTGAACATAGCCCACACTATTAACGTTAATTCCCTGCAGGAGAAAGCAGGCGGCTTAGATGATGTTGCAGTTGTCAGGGACATACAGTTCATGTGCTCTGATTCAGGACAGGACGCTATAATAGAGGACATAAGAGAGAACAAGCTTGACCGCATACTTGTGGCTGCTTGCTCGCCTCATCTGCACGAGCCTACCTTCAAGAGGGTGCTTGCAAAAGCGGGGCTGAACCCTTTCATGCTTGAGATGGCAAACATCAGGGAGCAGTGCTCATGGGTGCATCAGGAAGAGCCCCAGATGGCCACACAGAAGGCCTTCGACCTTATCAGGATGGGAGTCGCCAGACTGAAACTGCTTGACCCGCTGCAGATGAAGAAAGTTCCTGTCACAAAGGATGTGCTTGTTATCGGGGGAGGGGTTGCAGGCATCGAAGCCGCGCTGACCCTTGCGGATTCAGGTTATCATGTCATCATGGTCGAGAAGGAACCGACGATTGGCGGTAAGATGGCACTGCTTAACGAGGTCTTTCCAACAAACGATTGTTCCATATGCGTGCTGGCGCCCAAGATGACCGATGTGCAGAACCATCCGAATATCGATCTTATCACAATGGCGCAGGTCAGCGAGGTCACAGGGTCCGTGGGCAATTTCAATGTGACCGTGAAGCGCAGGCCAAGGTATGTTGACGAGAATAAGTGCAAAGGCTGTGTGGATGAATGCGGGCGCGTATGTCCTGTGGAGATATCCAACATCTTCGACTGCGGACTTGGGAAAACTAAAGCCATCAACATGCCTATCCCCCAGGCAGTGCCACAGGTAGTCTATATAGATAGTAAATACTGCGTTGGCTGCGGACTGTGCAAGCAGGCATGCCCTGCGGATGCTATCGATTACGGACAGAAGGAGGAAACTCTTGAGTTCACTGTAGGAGCCATTGTACTTGCCACAGGATACAGCCTCTTCGATGCCAAACGCAAACAGGAATATGGGTATGGCCTGTATCCAGATGTGATCACAAATATGGAGCTCGAACGCCTGCTCAATGCTGCAGGCCCCACCAAAGGAAAGGTAGTTGTGCCGTCCACGGGGCAGGTTCCCAAAAAGGTAGCCTTCATCCAGTGTGTGGGTTCAAGGGACGAAAAGGTCGGCAATCCATATTGTTCAAGGGTCTGCTGCATGGCCAGCATGAAGAACGCCCAGTTACTCAAGGAACGCTATCCTGATATTGATATTAACATCCACTACATTGACATCCGCGCATCCGGAGAGATGTACGAGGAGTACTATATAAGGACCCAGTCCATGGGCATAGACTTCACACGGGGCAGGGTTGCAGAGATAATGCCGGATGCCACGGGCAGGCTGTATCTGCGATACGAGGACACCTTGGCAGGCGAGATCCATGAAGAGCCGTATGACCTTGTTGTACTTGCCACGGGCCTGGAGAATGTTCCTGATGCTGACAGGATATCACGTGTGTTCAACCTTTCCAGGCGTCCGGACCGCTTCTTTGCAATAGCCCATCCCAAAATGAAGCCGGTAGATTCCCATGTCAAGGGCATTTACATAGCTGGCTGTGCCTCCGGGCCCAAGGAGATACAGGTTTCCATAGCACAGGGCAGTGCTGCCGCCTCCAAGGTAATGCAGCTTCTCTCAAAAGGCGAGCTTGAAGCTGACCCTCTCAGCGCCCATGTGAACGCCGATGTGTGTATCGGATGTGGCATCTGCGCTGATGTTTGCAAGTTCAAAAAGATCAGCATGATTGACCGCAAGGCGGTGGTGGAGGAGCTATCCTGCATGGGCTGTGGCGCATGCAGTGCTTCCTGCCCGTCGGACGCAATAACCATGCACAACAGTACCGATGAGCAGATAATTGCACAGATACAGGCGGCTACAGAGGTCAAGTCCGAGTTCCCTCTCATAATAGCATTCCTGTGCAACTGGTGCAGTTACACATGCTCGGACCTCGCAGGTACATCAAGGATACAGTATCCAACCAATATCAGAACTATAAGGGTCGCCTGTGCCGGGCGTGTGGACCCTGCCTTCGTGCTTGAGGCTTTCGAGCGCGGGGCCGACGGGGTGCTGGTTGCTGGGTGCCGCCTGGGAGAATGCCATTACATATTTGCGAACTACAATGCCAAGCACAGGATGGAAGCACTCCAGGAAGTGCTCGGTGATATCGGTATCGATTCAGGCCGTCTAAGAGTCGAGTGGATATCCGCAGCCGAAGGCGAGAGGTTTGCAGGCTCCATCCGAAGTTTCGTGGAATATCTGGAAAAGATAGGTCCTATTGGTTCGGAACTGCAGGAGGGCCCTCAATGA
- a CDS encoding formylmethanofuran dehydrogenase, subunit B produces the protein MDNNYYVCTGCALLCDDIGVELEGGKLSKVNTACRKGFAFMKGCSNPMECTVNGERTDLDSAIKEAASILKNAERPLIFGHANSSSGAQKKAIDIARKTNGFIDDTSSFCQGPMVEAIMEGKLKTCTLDDVRHKADVIIYWGADPANSHPRHMSRYSYFPRGKERQRGWEEDRTAITIDVRKSDTAEICGQNGFYQIPVKGDAEFMDAMVSALSGKIPKTSYDLDKKELLELASILKKAKFGVIFAGLGMVYALDDREPLYKLMDKLNSVSNFHLIPMAGHYNMRGFNQNLFEETGYINRVKFSSGEVLHGPEYSVVEVLKQKAVDAALVIGADPLSSLPRSVVRYLEEIPLIVIDPCQTLTSAKANVTIPCGLVGVETGGSAIRMDGVEIEVKQIVDTDRLSDEEIMTRISEAL, from the coding sequence TTGGACAATAATTATTACGTCTGCACAGGCTGCGCGCTCCTGTGTGATGATATCGGGGTGGAACTTGAAGGCGGAAAACTGAGCAAGGTCAATACTGCGTGCAGGAAAGGGTTTGCATTCATGAAGGGCTGCAGCAATCCGATGGAATGCACAGTGAATGGTGAGAGAACAGATCTGGACTCCGCTATCAAAGAGGCTGCAAGTATCCTGAAGAATGCAGAAAGGCCACTCATCTTCGGCCATGCGAACTCAAGCTCCGGGGCGCAGAAGAAAGCTATCGATATTGCCAGGAAGACTAACGGATTTATCGATGACACATCATCGTTCTGCCAGGGACCTATGGTTGAGGCCATCATGGAAGGTAAACTGAAGACATGTACCCTTGATGATGTAAGGCACAAAGCCGATGTGATAATCTACTGGGGTGCAGATCCCGCAAATTCACATCCCAGGCATATGTCCCGCTATTCATATTTCCCAAGAGGTAAAGAGCGCCAGAGGGGCTGGGAAGAGGACCGCACCGCAATAACCATCGATGTCAGGAAATCCGATACTGCAGAGATATGTGGTCAAAATGGCTTTTACCAGATACCTGTCAAAGGAGACGCCGAGTTCATGGATGCTATGGTGAGTGCTCTTTCAGGCAAGATCCCAAAGACATCCTATGATCTTGACAAGAAAGAGTTGCTTGAGCTTGCGAGCATACTCAAGAAAGCAAAATTCGGGGTTATATTCGCAGGTCTTGGAATGGTCTATGCACTTGACGACCGTGAGCCTCTGTACAAGCTCATGGATAAGCTCAACTCGGTCTCCAATTTCCATCTTATCCCGATGGCAGGACATTATAACATGAGAGGTTTCAATCAGAACCTGTTCGAAGAGACAGGGTACATCAATCGTGTGAAGTTCAGTAGTGGTGAGGTGCTGCACGGACCTGAATACTCGGTTGTCGAAGTGCTGAAGCAGAAGGCTGTCGATGCTGCACTGGTTATCGGTGCGGACCCACTCTCAAGCCTGCCACGCTCTGTTGTGAGATACCTTGAGGAAATACCCCTCATAGTCATTGACCCCTGCCAGACCCTGACATCAGCAAAGGCAAATGTCACAATTCCCTGCGGCCTTGTTGGCGTGGAAACCGGCGGGTCTGCAATTCGTATGGACGGAGTCGAGATCGAAGTAAAACAGATAGTTGATACGGACCGCCTGTCAGATGAGGAGATAATGACGCGTATATCGGAGGCATTATAA